In Chroicocephalus ridibundus chromosome 4, bChrRid1.1, whole genome shotgun sequence, one genomic interval encodes:
- the MMP15 gene encoding matrix metalloproteinase-15, with protein MAGGGGAPRRAGGALRAAGRLPPLLVLLVRLVLLAGATGEEINAEAWLRLYGYLPQPSRQMSTMRSAQTFSSALAEMQKFYGITVTGVLDEETKAWMKRPRCGVPDQFGARMKSNMRRKRYALTGRRWSQSHLTFSIQNYTEKLGRYHSYEAVRRAFRVWEQATPLAFREVPYEEIRQKRKKEADIMVLFASGFHGDSSPFDGVGGFLAHAYFPGPGMGGDTHFDSDEPWTLENTDVSGNNLFLVAVHELGHSLGLEHSSNPSAIMAPFYQWMDTENFQLPEDDLKGIQQLYGTADGHPQPTEPLPTVTPRRPGRPDQRPPKPPPPGKPERPPKPGSPDRPDQYGPNICDGNFDTVAVLRGEMFVFKGRWFWRVRHNRVLDNYPMPIGHFWRGLPGDIDAAYERHDGRFVFFKGDRYWLFREANLEPGYPQPLVTYGQGIPYDSIDTAIWWEPTGHTFFFRGDRYWRFNEDTRSVDPGYPKPISVWTGIPPSPKGAFLSPDASSTYFYRGTKYWKFDNERLKTEPGYPKSILRDFMGCHMELVPDPHPRWPDGDRPPFNPDGDRRADGEEEEEEEEEEDEEDYSEGGHQPGGDVDVVVQIDEYTRTMSVVMVLVLLVLLLCILGLIYVIVQMQRKGAPRMLLYCKRSLQEWV; from the exons GCATGGCTGCGGCTCTACGGCTACCTGCCGCAGCCCAGCCGGCAGATGTCCACCATGCGCTCGGCTCAGACCTTCTCCTCCGCCCTTGCCGAGATGCAGAAGTTTTACGGCATCACCGTCACCGGCGTCCTGGACGAGGAGACCAAGGC GTGGATGAAACGTCCCCGCTGCGGGGTCCCGGACCAGTTTGGGGCGCGGATGAAGTCCAACATGCGGCGGAAGCGGTACGCACTGACGGGGCGGCGCTGGAGCCAGAGCCATCTCACCTTCAG CATCCAAAACTACACGGAGAAGCTGGGTCGGTACCACTCGTACGAGGCCGTCCGCCGAGCTTTCCGGGTGTGGGAGCAAGCCACGCCGCTGGCTTTCCGGGAGGTACCCTACGAGGAAATCCGACAGAAGCGGAAGAAGGAGGCCGACATCATGGTGCTCTTTGCCTCTGGCTTCCACGGAGACAGCTCCCCCTTCGACGGCGTCGGGGGGTTTTTGGCTCACGCCTATTTTCCTGGTCCTggcatggggggggacacacatttCGACTCAGATGAGCCCTGGACGCTGGAGAACACAGATGTTTCTG GGAACAACCTTTTCTTGGTGGCCGTGCACGAGCTGGGGCACTCGCTGGGCTTGGAGCACTCCAGCAACCCCAGCGCTATCATGGCCCCCTTCTACCAGTGGATGGACACGGAGAACTTCCAGCTTCCTGAGGATGACCTCAAGGGCATCCAACAGCTGTACG GTACCGCGGATGGGCACCCTCAGCCCACTGAGCCTTTGCCCACCGTGACACCTCGGAGACCTGGCAGGCCAGACCAGAGACCCCCTAAACCGCCCCCACCGGGGAAACCGGAGCGACCCCCCAAACCCGGCAGCCCAGACCGACCTGACCAGTATGGCCCCAACATCTGCGATGGGAACTTCGATACGGTGGCAGTGCTGCGTGGGGAGATGTTTGTGTTCAAG GGCCGGTGGTTCTGGAGGGTCCGACACAACCGGGTGCTGGACAACTACCCCATGCCCATCGGGCACTTCTGGCGGGGCCTCCCTGGGGACATCGATGCCGCCTATGAGAGGCACGACGGGAGGTTCGTCTTCTTTAAAG GTGACCGGTACTGGCTCTTCCGAGAAGCCAATCTGGAGCCCGGGTACCCACAGCCTCTGGTCACCTACGGGCAGGGCATCCCCTACGACAGCATCGACACGGCCATCTGGTGGGAACCCACGGGGCACACCTTCTTCTTCCGTGGGGACAG ATACTGGCGCTTTAATGAAGACACCCGCTCGGTGGACCCTGGGTACCCGAAGCCCATCTCCGTCTGGACGGGCATCCCTCCCTCACCTAAGGGTGCCTTCCTCAGCCCGGACGCCT cttccacCTACTTCTACAGAGGCACAAAGTACTGGAAATTCGACAACGAGCGGCTCAAGACGGAGCCAGGTTATCCTAAATCCATTTTACGGGACTTCATGGGCTGTCACATGGAGCTGGTCCCGGACCCCCATCCCCGCTGGCCCGATGGGGACCGACCCCCCTTTAACCCTGATGGGGACAGGCGGGCCGatggcgaggaggaggaagaggaggaggaggaagaagatgaggaggattACAGCGAGGGCGGCCACCAGCCAGGTGGGGACGTGGACGTGGTGGTGCAGATCGACGAGTACACGCGTACCATGAGCGTCGTcatggtgctggtgctgctggtgctgctgctctgcatccTCGGCCTCATCTACGTCATCGTCCAGATGCAGAGGAAGGGCGCGCCCCGAATGCTCCTGTACTGCAAGCGCTCCTTGCAGGAGTGGGTCTGA